The Candidatus Nanopelagicales bacterium nucleotide sequence GGGGATCCTCGACATCACCGAGCCCCGGATCTACTTCGGGCAGTTGTCGCCCGAGTACTCGATCGTCGGTGCCCCCGAAGGTGACCCGCCGCGCGAGTTGGATTTCCCCGACGACGCCAGCCCGACCGGTCAGCGCAACAACACCTATACCGGGATCGGCGGCGTCCCGATGGGTTCGCTGTTCAACCGCATGGTGTTCGCGACCAAGTTCCAGGACTCCAACATCCTGCTGTCCGACCTGGTCAACCCGGAGTCGCGCATCCTGTACGACCGCGACCCGCGTGACCGGGTGGCCAAGGTCGCGCCGTGGCTCACGCTTGGACGGCGATCCGTATCCGAT carries:
- a CDS encoding UPF0182 family protein, with the translated sequence MGSSPRDDNTATTGGAPSYFESDIPPQGILDITEPRIYFGQLSPEYSIVGAPEGDPPRELDFPDDASPTGQRNNTYTGIGGVPMGSLFNRMVFATKFQDSNILLSDLVNPESRILYDRDPRDRVAKVAPWLTLGRRSVSDRGGRADQVDGRRLHHQ